The following proteins come from a genomic window of Nostoc sp. TCL26-01:
- the tnpA gene encoding IS200/IS605 family transposase, which produces MKTQFRKASHAVFSIHLHVVLIAKYRKEVITQEILVKLQEVFNRVCEKRKCLLTEFSGEDNHVHLLIDVHPDNNISQLIGSLKSASSRIIRKEFQDYLKQYYWKEKDPSFWTDAYSVNSVGGAPLEIVKEYIRSQDKPER; this is translated from the coding sequence ATGAAAACTCAGTTTAGAAAAGCATCCCATGCTGTTTTTAGTATTCACTTACACGTCGTACTTATCGCCAAGTACCGTAAAGAGGTTATTACACAAGAAATACTTGTTAAGTTACAAGAAGTATTTAATCGTGTTTGCGAAAAACGCAAGTGTTTACTTACTGAGTTCAGTGGTGAAGATAACCATGTGCATTTGTTGATAGATGTGCATCCTGACAACAATATTTCACAGCTAATTGGTTCACTCAAATCAGCATCAAGTCGTATTATCAGAAAAGAATTTCAAGATTACCTGAAACAGTATTATTGGAAAGAGAAAGACCCTAGCTTTTGGACTGATGCCTACTCCGTTAATTCGGTGGGTGGCGCACCGCTAGAAATAGTCAAAGAATATATCCGTTCTCAAGACAAACCCGAAAGATAA
- a CDS encoding S-layer family protein, with product MAIQGTNNDDNNLIGTAGNDIIQGLGGDDTLSGLGGDDQLSGGTGSDSLSGGAGKDQFVLEYFNGSGATRDEDLVVDFQKGQDQIDVRTIGISDFNTILILANDDPEANALITTRYNVFDDTYYYRLKIDGISKSQLLASDFNFSTALVNDNITGTNNDDDLFGGLGNDTLQGNGGDDRLFGEQGDDKLSGGSGSDTLYGGAGKDQFVLEYFNGSGATRDEDLVVDFQKGQDQIDVRTIGISDFNTILILANDDPEANALITTRYNVFDDTYYYRLKIDGISKSQLLASDFNFSTALVNDNITGTNNDDDLFGGLGNDTLQGNGGDDRLFGEQGDDKLSGGSGSDTLYGGAGKDQFVLEYFNGSGATRDEDLVVDFQKGQDQIDVRTIGISDFNTILILTSDNPDGNALITTRYNVFDDTYYYRLKIDGISKSQLLVSDFNLKTAVVDDIITGTNNDDDLFGGLGNDTLQGNGGDDRLFGEQGDDKLSGGSGSDTLYGGAGKDQFVLEYFNGSGATRDEDLVVDFQKGQDQIDVRTIGISDFNTILILTSDNPDGNALITTRYNVFDDTYYYRLKIDGISKSQLLVSDFNLKTAVVDDIITGTNNDDDLFGGLGNDTLQGNGGDDRLFGEQGDDKLSGGSGSDTLYGGAGKDQFVLEYFNGSGATRDEDLVVDFQKGQDQIDVRTIGISDFNTILILTSDNPDGNALITTRYNVFDDTYYYRLKIDGISKSQLLVSDFNLKTAVVDDIITGTNNDDDLFGGLGNDTLQGNGGDDRLFGEQGDDKLSGGSGSDTLYGGAGNDIAVYLGTRSQYQVTSSAGVFTVTDTVANRDGVDTLREIEQIRFSDQTITIGSVLSSITLAVSPASVTEDGTTNLTYTFTRTGSTTNALTINFGVAGTATLNTDYTQTGAASFTATTGTITFAAGASTAILTVNPTADTFVENNETVALTLASGTGYTVGTTTAVTGTITNDDFPSITLAVSPASVTEDGTTNLIYTFTRTGSTTNALTINFGVAGTATLNTDYTQTGAASFTATTGTITFAAGASTAILTVNPTADTTVESNETVALTLASGTGYTIGTATAVTGTITNDDPSGITINLSPGQTIVEGLTSPQNAAYTVTLSQASSQVITVQYGTAGVTAIAGSDYTGTTGTLTFNPGETSKVINIPILNDSVNEADETFTFRLTSPTNATLGTSNTVTTTITDTLSAAVTTTLPTNVENLTLTGTAAINGTGNAGNNILKGNSANNTLSGSTGNDTYAFVANTALGTDTISETATGGIDTIDFTGSTVAVKVNLGVTTSQTVNSNLKLILSANNVIENATGGTGNDRLTGNSLNNILSGGSGNDQIQGLAGDDTLFGGAGDDILTGGAGRDKYLFQGGGVSTLGVDYISTFEVGQDQFVLSKASFTAVINGVGQALSDFAVVSDDEFVNASNARIVFSQGSGSLFYNQDGNVLGTGTVFEFARLGNPDITLSGSDFSLIA from the coding sequence ATGGCTATTCAAGGAACCAACAACGACGACAATAATTTGATCGGGACTGCTGGCAACGATATTATTCAGGGGTTAGGTGGCGATGACACACTCTCTGGACTAGGTGGAGATGACCAATTATCAGGCGGAACTGGATCTGACTCTCTATCTGGTGGTGCAGGTAAAGATCAATTTGTTTTAGAATATTTCAATGGTTCTGGTGCGACACGAGACGAAGATTTAGTAGTTGATTTTCAAAAGGGACAAGACCAAATTGATGTCAGAACTATCGGCATTAGTGACTTCAATACCATCTTAATTCTCGCTAATGATGATCCCGAAGCAAATGCGCTAATTACAACCCGCTATAATGTTTTTGACGATACTTACTATTATCGGTTAAAAATTGATGGAATTAGTAAATCGCAACTGCTAGCCAGTGATTTCAACTTCAGTACTGCGCTTGTGAATGATAACATCACAGGCACAAATAACGATGATGATTTGTTTGGTGGTTTAGGTAACGACACTCTCCAAGGTAACGGTGGCGATGACCGTTTGTTTGGTGAACAGGGTGATGATAAGTTATCGGGAGGCTCTGGCTCAGATACTCTCTATGGTGGTGCAGGTAAAGACCAATTTGTTTTAGAATATTTCAATGGTTCTGGTGCGACACGAGACGAAGATTTAGTAGTTGATTTTCAAAAGGGACAAGACCAAATTGATGTCAGAACTATCGGCATTAGTGACTTCAATACCATCTTAATTCTCGCTAATGATGATCCCGAAGCAAATGCGCTAATTACAACCCGCTATAATGTTTTTGACGATACTTACTATTATCGGTTAAAAATTGATGGAATTAGTAAATCGCAACTGCTAGCCAGTGATTTCAACTTCAGTACTGCGCTTGTGAATGATAACATCACAGGCACAAATAACGATGATGATTTGTTTGGTGGTTTAGGTAACGACACTCTCCAAGGCAACGGTGGCGATGACCGTTTGTTTGGTGAACAGGGTGATGATAAGTTATCGGGAGGCTCTGGCTCAGATACTCTCTATGGTGGTGCAGGTAAAGACCAATTTGTTTTAGAATATTTCAATGGTTCTGGTGCGACACGAGACGAAGATTTAGTAGTTGATTTTCAAAAGGGACAAGACCAAATTGATGTCAGAACTATTGGCATTAGTGACTTCAATACCATCTTAATTCTCACCAGTGATAATCCTGATGGCAATGCGCTAATTACAACTCGCTATAATGTTTTTGACGATACTTACTATTATCGGTTAAAAATTGATGGGATTAGTAAATCACAACTTTTAGTTAGTGATTTCAATTTGAAAACTGCGGTAGTTGATGACATTATCACAGGCACAAATAACGATGATGATTTGTTTGGTGGTTTAGGTAACGACACTCTCCAAGGTAACGGTGGCGATGACCGTTTGTTTGGTGAACAGGGTGATGATAAGTTATCGGGAGGCTCTGGCTCAGATACTCTCTATGGTGGTGCAGGTAAAGACCAATTTGTTTTAGAATATTTCAATGGTTCTGGTGCGACACGAGACGAAGATTTAGTAGTTGATTTTCAAAAGGGACAAGACCAAATTGATGTCAGAACTATTGGCATTAGTGACTTCAATACCATCTTAATTCTCACCAGTGATAATCCTGATGGCAATGCGCTAATTACAACTCGCTATAATGTTTTTGACGATACTTACTATTATCGGTTAAAAATTGATGGGATCAGTAAATCACAACTTTTAGTTAGTGATTTCAATTTGAAAACTGCGGTAGTTGATGACATTATCACAGGCACAAATAACGATGATGATTTGTTTGGTGGTTTAGGTAACGACACTCTCCAAGGCAACGGTGGCGATGACCGTTTGTTTGGTGAACAGGGTGATGATAAGTTATCGGGAGGCTCTGGCTCAGATACTCTCTATGGTGGTGCAGGTAAAGACCAATTTGTTTTAGAATATTTCAATGGTTCTGGTGCGACACGAGACGAAGATTTAGTAGTTGATTTTCAAAAGGGACAAGACCAAATTGATGTCAGAACTATTGGCATTAGTGACTTCAATACCATCTTAATTCTCACCAGTGATAATCCTGATGGCAATGCGCTAATTACAACTCGCTATAATGTTTTTGACGATACTTACTATTATCGGTTAAAAATTGATGGGATTAGTAAATCACAACTTTTAGTTAGTGATTTCAATTTGAAAACTGCGGTAGTTGATGACATTATCACAGGCACAAATAACGATGATGATTTGTTTGGTGGTTTAGGTAACGACACTCTCCAAGGCAACGGTGGCGATGACCGTTTGTTTGGTGAACAGGGTGATGATAAGTTATCGGGAGGCTCTGGCTCAGATACTCTCTATGGTGGTGCAGGTAATGATATCGCCGTTTATTTGGGTACTCGTTCTCAATATCAAGTAACCAGTAGCGCAGGTGTATTTACAGTTACCGACACAGTGGCTAATCGTGATGGAGTAGATACATTACGGGAAATTGAACAAATACGATTTTCTGACCAAACTATCACTATCGGTAGTGTTTTATCTTCTATCACCCTAGCAGTATCACCAGCTAGTGTCACCGAAGACGGCACAACCAACCTCACTTACACCTTCACCCGCACAGGCAGTACTACCAATGCTTTAACCATCAACTTTGGTGTAGCCGGTACAGCCACCCTCAACACCGACTACACCCAAACAGGTGCAGCTAGTTTCACAGCCACCACTGGTACAATTACCTTTGCTGCGGGTGCAAGTACAGCTATCTTGACGGTTAACCCCACCGCAGATACCTTTGTTGAAAATAACGAAACCGTTGCCTTAACCCTAGCAAGCGGCACAGGTTACACTGTCGGTACGACAACAGCCGTCACTGGAACCATTACTAATGATGATTTCCCATCTATCACCCTAGCAGTATCACCAGCTAGTGTCACCGAAGACGGCACAACCAACCTAATTTACACCTTCACCCGCACAGGTAGTACTACCAATGCTTTAACTATCAACTTTGGTGTTGCAGGTACAGCCACTCTCAACACCGACTACACCCAAACAGGTGCAGCCAGTTTCACAGCCACCACAGGTACAATTACCTTTGCTGCGGGTGCAAGTACAGCCATCTTGACTGTGAACCCCACCGCCGACACCACCGTGGAAAGTAACGAAACCGTTGCTTTAACCCTAGCAAGCGGCACAGGTTACACCATCGGTACAGCAACAGCCGTCACCGGAACCATTACTAATGATGATCCTTCTGGCATCACCATTAATCTTAGTCCTGGTCAGACAATAGTTGAAGGCTTGACGAGTCCGCAAAACGCAGCATATACCGTCACTCTCTCCCAAGCCAGTAGCCAAGTTATCACAGTTCAATATGGCACAGCTGGTGTTACAGCGATCGCCGGTTCAGATTACACTGGCACTACTGGAACTCTGACTTTCAACCCAGGCGAGACAAGTAAGGTCATCAATATCCCCATTCTCAATGATTCAGTTAACGAAGCAGATGAAACCTTTACCTTCAGACTGACATCTCCCACCAATGCGACTCTGGGAACAAGCAATACTGTCACCACAACTATCACTGATACCCTCAGTGCTGCTGTCACCACCACATTGCCGACCAATGTGGAAAACCTCACTCTTACAGGCACAGCCGCTATCAATGGGACAGGGAATGCAGGTAATAACATTCTCAAGGGTAATAGTGCTAATAACACCCTCTCCGGTAGTACTGGCAATGATACTTATGCTTTCGTAGCGAATACTGCCTTGGGAACTGACACCATTTCCGAAACTGCGACAGGTGGTATCGATACGATTGACTTTACAGGTAGCACTGTGGCCGTGAAGGTGAATTTGGGTGTGACTACTTCACAGACTGTGAATAGCAATCTCAAATTGATTCTCTCAGCTAATAACGTCATCGAAAATGCTACTGGTGGTACGGGTAATGACCGTCTCACTGGTAATTCGTTGAATAATATCCTCAGTGGTGGTAGTGGTAATGACCAAATCCAAGGTTTAGCTGGAGATGATACCCTCTTTGGCGGTGCGGGTGATGATATTCTCACTGGCGGTGCTGGTAGGGATAAGTATTTGTTCCAAGGTGGTGGAGTCAGCACTTTAGGTGTGGATTACATTAGCACTTTTGAAGTGGGACAAGACCAATTTGTCTTGAGTAAGGCTAGTTTCACGGCTGTGATTAATGGTGTGGGACAGGCTTTATCTGATTTTGCTGTTGTCAGTGATGATGAGTTTGTCAATGCCAGCAATGCCCGGATTGTGTTTAGCCAAGGTAGTGGTAGTTTATTCTACAATCAGGATGGTAATGTTTTGGGTACGGGAACTGTGTTTGAGTTTGCCCGTTTGGGTAATCCTGATATTACTTTGAGTGGTAGTGATTTTAGTTTGATTGCCTAG
- a CDS encoding Uma2 family endonuclease produces the protein MTVIVAKWTIDEYHRMIDAGILRSRQVELLQGEIVEMSPEGEPHAYCSHEAAEYLTDLLGQRATIRQAKPITLPNNSEPEPDIAIVQRLGREYRQHHPYPENIFWVVEYANTSLEKDLETKSKIYSQAGILEYWVVNLKKLHLVIFRDILDGEYATKLTLTIGTIQPLAFPDISVVVERIINN, from the coding sequence ATGACTGTGATTGTGGCTAAGTGGACGATTGACGAATATCACCGCATGATTGACGCTGGGATTTTGCGATCGCGTCAAGTGGAATTACTACAAGGGGAAATTGTCGAAATGTCGCCAGAAGGAGAACCCCATGCTTACTGTAGTCATGAAGCGGCGGAGTATTTAACGGATTTGTTAGGTCAGCGTGCCACAATACGTCAAGCCAAGCCTATCACCCTACCCAATAACTCAGAACCCGAACCAGATATAGCTATTGTCCAACGTTTAGGACGCGAGTATCGACAGCACCACCCCTATCCAGAAAATATTTTCTGGGTAGTTGAATATGCTAATACTAGTTTAGAAAAAGATTTAGAAACCAAAAGTAAAATCTACTCACAAGCAGGTATTTTAGAATATTGGGTTGTGAATCTGAAAAAGTTACATCTAGTGATATTTCGAGATATATTAGATGGAGAATACGCCACAAAATTAACATTGACTATAGGTACAATTCAACCACTTGCCTTCCCAGATATCTCTGTTGTAGTGGAACGAATTATTAACAATTAA